One segment of Drosophila ananassae strain 14024-0371.13 chromosome 3R, ASM1763931v2, whole genome shotgun sequence DNA contains the following:
- the LOC6504696 gene encoding uncharacterized protein LOC6504696 isoform X1: protein MDGENRIILNVGGIRYETYKATLKKIPATRLSRLTEALANYDPVLNEYFFDRHPGVFTQILNYYRTGKLHYPTDVCGPLFEEELEFWGLDSNQVEPCCWSTYSIHRDTQNTLAILDKLDIENEKPTEEQIARLFGFEEALSNGELNCWQRLKPKIWAMFDEPSSSTGAKIVAGMSVFFIFVSVISFCLKTHPGFRVDLPTPADGSHGPGSGTAGGLPHGHDPMGEPPPPPQTHQYHQHSITPPSGSIGPTFRVTNYTSYSSSNFTAPGQATPIATIKGGQRQRLRRDVNGSSLNEFIEQQLLGHNGRRKHGWIETYGQPHEAFFYVELVCNVWFFIEVIIRLIVSPNLWQFIKSPVNIIDFTATLSFYTDVMQRMGEYTGLLEAFSIVRIMRLFKLTRHSPGLRILIHTFKASAKELTLLVFFLVLGIVFFASLAYYAEKLQDNPDNQFKSIPLGLWWAIVTMTTVGYGDVAPKTYPGMFVGALCALAGVLTIALPVPVIVSNFSMFYSHTQARSKLPKKRRRVLPVEQPRRKREPTVPHRGRTNAIKQTPPTVPGLVGGAGGGGGGAGGGPGPGGGGGIGGHAMGHPAAASPMFKDAFGSAKIGTVNANGVNVIGLHHSAPPRTATMPTIPSADPTAMSAMTYQVPMLQPPPTIPHHPPAHSHGHAHGHAHNHAHAAAGSISGSGSGLGAMTSSPASLTGSAASAAAATAAVAAAAAPAGPSFISSDYLSVPAVQSLQPRAATTGHDFMLPLQPKLLAPLERKDQHPLQLTAHNLASDTHQLMYTSHAHKTAGVGGGAAVLSVPPTLSMTHTQMPPGMASMGQRTPNLSFRASHAGGQVATIQQPIPHAHACHASTNCNIKISVASASGCPEELRGPKVTLLDDLSDEVNSSTDDCGDCCLVEDSDTYEGGTTNNGSCGQGTGADAIGGILDGGEDDDDGDGSCVGGDSGDSLGGIYIGPTH from the exons ATATGAAACCTACAAGGCCACACTCAAGAAAATCCCCGCAACACGTCTCtcccgactgaccgaagctcTGGCCAATTATGATCCGGTACTCAATGAATACTTCTTCGATCGCCATCCCGGGGTCTTCACCCAAATCCTCAACTATTACAG AACTGGAAAACTGCATTATCCAACTGACGTGTGTGGTCCTCTTTTCGAGGAGGAACTGGAATTCTGGGGCCTCGATTCAAACCAGGTAGAGCCATGTTGTTGGTCGACCTATAGCATACATCGCGATACGCAA AACACCTTAGCCATATTAGATAAGCTAGatattgaaaatgaaaagccCACGGAGGAGCAGATAGCTCGACTTTTTGGCTTCGAAGAGGCACTGAGCAATGGCGAGCTTAACTGTTGGCAGCGTCTGAAACCCAAGATTTGGGCCATGTTCGATGAGCCCTCGAGTTCCACGGGTGCCAAG ATCGTTGCTGGCATGTCGGTTTTCTTTATATTTGTTTCTGTGATATCATTCTGCCTGAAGACCCACCCCGGCTTCCGCGTGGACCTGCCCACCCCAGCTGACGGCAGCCATGGCCCCGGCTCGGGCACAGCAGGTGGCTTGCCCCACGGACACGATCCGATGGGAGAGCCCCCACCTCCTCCGCAGACGCACCAGTACCACCAGCACAGCATAACGCCGCCGAGCGGCAGCATCGGGCCCACCTTTCGCGTCACTAACTACACCAGCTATAGTAGCAGCAACTTCACCGCCCCCGGCCAGGCCACGCCCATTGCCACCATCAAGGGGGGGCAGCGCCAGCGGCTGAGACGGGACGTGAACGGGAGCAGTCTGAACGAGTTCATAGAGCAGCAGCTCCTGGGCCACAACGGGAGGAGGAAACACGGCTGGATCGAAACCTACGGCCAGCCGCATGAGGCCTTTTTCTACGTGGAGCTGGTGTGCAATGTCTGGTTCTTCATCGAGGTCATCATCAGGCTAATA GTATCGCCCAACCTTTGGCAGTTCATAAAGTCGCCGGTAAACATAATCGACTTTACGGCCACGTTGAGCTTCTATACGGACGTAATGCAGCGCATGGGAGAGTACACGGGTCTCCTGGAGGCCTTCTCTATTGTCCGGATAATGCGACTATTCAAGCTGACGCGGCACTCGCCAGGCTTGAGAATCCTCATCCACACGTTCAAGGCATCTGCCAAGGAGCTGACCCTCCTGGTCTTCTTCCTCGTCCTGGGCATCGTGTTCTTTGCCAGTCTGGCCTACTATGCCGAGAAACTACAG GACAACCCGGACAACCAATTCAAGAGCATTCCCCTGGGTCTGTGGTGGGCCATTGTGACCATGACCACAGTGGGCTACGGCGACGTGGCGCCCAAGACCTATCCGGGCATGTTTGTCGGTGCCCTCTGTGCCCTCGCCGGTGTCTTGACCATTGCCCTGCCGGTGCCAGTTATCGTCAGCAACTTCTCCATGTTCTACTCGCATACTCAG GCCCGATCCAAGCTGCCAAAGAAGCGTCGGCGAGTCCTGCCCGTGGAGCAGCCGCGCCGCAAACGGGAGCCCACTGTCCCTCACCGCGGGCGAACGAATGCCATTAAACAGACGCCACCCACTGTGCCGGGATTGGTGGGTGgcgctggtggtggtggtggcggagcAGGCGGTGGTCCCGGGCCGGGAGGTGGTGGGGGCATTGGGGGTCATGCAATGGGCCACCCTGCGGCAGCATCGCCCATGTTCAAGGATGCATTTGGTAGCGCCAAAATAG GCACCGTGAACGCGAACGGCGTCAATGTCATTGGCCTGCACCATTCTGCGCCACCGAGGACAGCGACGATGCCGACGATTCCGAGTGCAGATCCGACGGCCATGTCGGCAATGACCTACCAAGTGCCTATGCTCCAGCCTCCGCCCACGATTCCGCATCACCCGCCCGCACACAGTCACGGCCATGCTCATGGCCACGCCCATAACCATGCCCATGCCGCTGCCGGGTCCATATCGGGGTCCGGGTCGGGTTTGGGGGCGATGACGTCATCGCCGGCATCTCTCACCGGCTCAGCTGCCTCGGCAGCCGCTGCTACAGCCGCCGTAGCCGCCGCAGCCGCGCCCGCCGGCCCCTCATTCATCAGTT CGGACTACTTGAGCGTGCCGGCGGTGCAGAGCCTGCAGCCTCGGGCGGCGACGACGGGCCACGACTTTATGCTGCCGCTCCAGCCGAAACTCCTGGCCCCCCTGG AGCGTAAGGATCAACATCCACTGCAGCTGACCGCCCACAATCTGGCCTCCGATACGCACCAGCTAATGTACACGAGCCACGCCCACAAAACTGCaggtgttggtggtggtgcggCGGTGCTAAGTGTCCCACCCACCTTAAGCATGACGCACACCCAGATGCCTCCGGGAATGGCCAGCATGGGCCAGCGGACTCCGAACCTGAGTTTCAGGGCCTCGCACGCCGGCGGTCAGGTGGCCACGATTCAGCAGCCCATCCCGCACGCCCATGCCTGCCACGCCTCCACGAACTGCAACATCAAGATCTCGGTGGCCTCTGCCTCTGGCTGCCCGGAAGAGCTGCGGGGACCGAAGGTGACACTCCTGGACGATCTCAGCGACGAAGTAAACTCCTCGACGGACGACTGCGGCGATTGCTGCCTGGTGGAGGATAGCGACACTTACGAAGGGGGCACCACCAACAACGGATCCTGCGGCCAGGGAACAGGTGCAGATGCGATAGGTGGGATCCTGGACGGCGGggaggacgacgacgacggAGATGGCAGCTGTGTGGGTGGCGATAGCGGCGACAGTCTGGGCGGGATCTACATTGGACCCACCCACTAA
- the LOC6504696 gene encoding potassium voltage-gated channel protein Shaw isoform X4: MDGENRIILNVGGIRYETYKATLKKIPATRLSRLTEALANYDPVLNEYFFDRHPGVFTQILNYYRTGKLHYPTDVCGPLFEEELEFWGLDSNQVEPCCWSTYSIHRDTQNTLAILDKLDIENEKPTEEQIARLFGFEEALSNGELNCWQRLKPKIWAMFDEPSSSTGAKIVAGMSVFFIFVSVISFCLKTHPGFRVDLPTPADGSHGPGSGTAGGLPHGHDPMGEPPPPPQTHQYHQHSITPPSGSIGPTFRVTNYTSYSSSNFTAPGQATPIATIKGGQRQRLRRDVNGSSLNEFIEQQLLGHNGRRKHGWIETYGQPHEAFFYVELVCNVWFFIEVIIRLIVSPNLWQFIKSPVNIIDFTATLSFYTDVMQRMGEYTGLLEAFSIVRIMRLFKLTRHSPGLRILIHTFKASAKELTLLVFFLVLGIVFFASLAYYAEKLQDNPDNQFKSIPLGLWWAIVTMTTVGYGDVAPKTYPGMFVGALCALAGVLTIALPVPVIVSNFSMFYSHTQARSKLPKKRRRVLPVEQPRRKREPTVPHRGRTNAIKQTPPTVPGLVGGAGGGGGGAGGGPGPGGGGGIGGHAMGHPAAASPMFKDAFGSAKIDV; this comes from the exons ATATGAAACCTACAAGGCCACACTCAAGAAAATCCCCGCAACACGTCTCtcccgactgaccgaagctcTGGCCAATTATGATCCGGTACTCAATGAATACTTCTTCGATCGCCATCCCGGGGTCTTCACCCAAATCCTCAACTATTACAG AACTGGAAAACTGCATTATCCAACTGACGTGTGTGGTCCTCTTTTCGAGGAGGAACTGGAATTCTGGGGCCTCGATTCAAACCAGGTAGAGCCATGTTGTTGGTCGACCTATAGCATACATCGCGATACGCAA AACACCTTAGCCATATTAGATAAGCTAGatattgaaaatgaaaagccCACGGAGGAGCAGATAGCTCGACTTTTTGGCTTCGAAGAGGCACTGAGCAATGGCGAGCTTAACTGTTGGCAGCGTCTGAAACCCAAGATTTGGGCCATGTTCGATGAGCCCTCGAGTTCCACGGGTGCCAAG ATCGTTGCTGGCATGTCGGTTTTCTTTATATTTGTTTCTGTGATATCATTCTGCCTGAAGACCCACCCCGGCTTCCGCGTGGACCTGCCCACCCCAGCTGACGGCAGCCATGGCCCCGGCTCGGGCACAGCAGGTGGCTTGCCCCACGGACACGATCCGATGGGAGAGCCCCCACCTCCTCCGCAGACGCACCAGTACCACCAGCACAGCATAACGCCGCCGAGCGGCAGCATCGGGCCCACCTTTCGCGTCACTAACTACACCAGCTATAGTAGCAGCAACTTCACCGCCCCCGGCCAGGCCACGCCCATTGCCACCATCAAGGGGGGGCAGCGCCAGCGGCTGAGACGGGACGTGAACGGGAGCAGTCTGAACGAGTTCATAGAGCAGCAGCTCCTGGGCCACAACGGGAGGAGGAAACACGGCTGGATCGAAACCTACGGCCAGCCGCATGAGGCCTTTTTCTACGTGGAGCTGGTGTGCAATGTCTGGTTCTTCATCGAGGTCATCATCAGGCTAATA GTATCGCCCAACCTTTGGCAGTTCATAAAGTCGCCGGTAAACATAATCGACTTTACGGCCACGTTGAGCTTCTATACGGACGTAATGCAGCGCATGGGAGAGTACACGGGTCTCCTGGAGGCCTTCTCTATTGTCCGGATAATGCGACTATTCAAGCTGACGCGGCACTCGCCAGGCTTGAGAATCCTCATCCACACGTTCAAGGCATCTGCCAAGGAGCTGACCCTCCTGGTCTTCTTCCTCGTCCTGGGCATCGTGTTCTTTGCCAGTCTGGCCTACTATGCCGAGAAACTACAG GACAACCCGGACAACCAATTCAAGAGCATTCCCCTGGGTCTGTGGTGGGCCATTGTGACCATGACCACAGTGGGCTACGGCGACGTGGCGCCCAAGACCTATCCGGGCATGTTTGTCGGTGCCCTCTGTGCCCTCGCCGGTGTCTTGACCATTGCCCTGCCGGTGCCAGTTATCGTCAGCAACTTCTCCATGTTCTACTCGCATACTCAG GCCCGATCCAAGCTGCCAAAGAAGCGTCGGCGAGTCCTGCCCGTGGAGCAGCCGCGCCGCAAACGGGAGCCCACTGTCCCTCACCGCGGGCGAACGAATGCCATTAAACAGACGCCACCCACTGTGCCGGGATTGGTGGGTGgcgctggtggtggtggtggcggagcAGGCGGTGGTCCCGGGCCGGGAGGTGGTGGGGGCATTGGGGGTCATGCAATGGGCCACCCTGCGGCAGCATCGCCCATGTTCAAGGATGCATTTGGTAGCGCCAAAATAG ATGTTTAG
- the LOC6504696 gene encoding potassium voltage-gated channel protein Shaw isoform X2 translates to MDGENRIILNVGGIRYETYKATLKKIPATRLSRLTEALANYDPVLNEYFFDRHPGVFTQILNYYRTGKLHYPTDVCGPLFEEELEFWGLDSNQVEPCCWSTYSIHRDTQNTLAILDKLDIENEKPTEEQIARLFGFEEALSNGELNCWQRLKPKIWAMFDEPSSSTGAKIVAGMSVFFIFVSVISFCLKTHPGFRVDLPTPADGSHGPGSGTAGGLPHGHDPMGEPPPPPQTHQYHQHSITPPSGSIGPTFRVTNYTSYSSSNFTAPGQATPIATIKGGQRQRLRRDVNGSSLNEFIEQQLLGHNGRRKHGWIETYGQPHEAFFYVELVCNVWFFIEVIIRLIVSPNLWQFIKSPVNIIDFTATLSFYTDVMQRMGEYTGLLEAFSIVRIMRLFKLTRHSPGLRILIHTFKASAKELTLLVFFLVLGIVFFASLAYYAEKLQDNPDNQFKSIPLGLWWAIVTMTTVGYGDVAPKTYPGMFVGALCALAGVLTIALPVPVIVSNFSMFYSHTQARSKLPKKRRRVLPVEQPRRKREPTVPHRGRTNAIKQTPPTVPGLVGGAGGGGGGAGGGPGPGGGGGIGGHAMGHPAAASPMFKDAFGSAKIADYLSVPAVQSLQPRAATTGHDFMLPLQPKLLAPLERKDQHPLQLTAHNLASDTHQLMYTSHAHKTAGVGGGAAVLSVPPTLSMTHTQMPPGMASMGQRTPNLSFRASHAGGQVATIQQPIPHAHACHASTNCNIKISVASASGCPEELRGPKVTLLDDLSDEVNSSTDDCGDCCLVEDSDTYEGGTTNNGSCGQGTGADAIGGILDGGEDDDDGDGSCVGGDSGDSLGGIYIGPTH, encoded by the exons ATATGAAACCTACAAGGCCACACTCAAGAAAATCCCCGCAACACGTCTCtcccgactgaccgaagctcTGGCCAATTATGATCCGGTACTCAATGAATACTTCTTCGATCGCCATCCCGGGGTCTTCACCCAAATCCTCAACTATTACAG AACTGGAAAACTGCATTATCCAACTGACGTGTGTGGTCCTCTTTTCGAGGAGGAACTGGAATTCTGGGGCCTCGATTCAAACCAGGTAGAGCCATGTTGTTGGTCGACCTATAGCATACATCGCGATACGCAA AACACCTTAGCCATATTAGATAAGCTAGatattgaaaatgaaaagccCACGGAGGAGCAGATAGCTCGACTTTTTGGCTTCGAAGAGGCACTGAGCAATGGCGAGCTTAACTGTTGGCAGCGTCTGAAACCCAAGATTTGGGCCATGTTCGATGAGCCCTCGAGTTCCACGGGTGCCAAG ATCGTTGCTGGCATGTCGGTTTTCTTTATATTTGTTTCTGTGATATCATTCTGCCTGAAGACCCACCCCGGCTTCCGCGTGGACCTGCCCACCCCAGCTGACGGCAGCCATGGCCCCGGCTCGGGCACAGCAGGTGGCTTGCCCCACGGACACGATCCGATGGGAGAGCCCCCACCTCCTCCGCAGACGCACCAGTACCACCAGCACAGCATAACGCCGCCGAGCGGCAGCATCGGGCCCACCTTTCGCGTCACTAACTACACCAGCTATAGTAGCAGCAACTTCACCGCCCCCGGCCAGGCCACGCCCATTGCCACCATCAAGGGGGGGCAGCGCCAGCGGCTGAGACGGGACGTGAACGGGAGCAGTCTGAACGAGTTCATAGAGCAGCAGCTCCTGGGCCACAACGGGAGGAGGAAACACGGCTGGATCGAAACCTACGGCCAGCCGCATGAGGCCTTTTTCTACGTGGAGCTGGTGTGCAATGTCTGGTTCTTCATCGAGGTCATCATCAGGCTAATA GTATCGCCCAACCTTTGGCAGTTCATAAAGTCGCCGGTAAACATAATCGACTTTACGGCCACGTTGAGCTTCTATACGGACGTAATGCAGCGCATGGGAGAGTACACGGGTCTCCTGGAGGCCTTCTCTATTGTCCGGATAATGCGACTATTCAAGCTGACGCGGCACTCGCCAGGCTTGAGAATCCTCATCCACACGTTCAAGGCATCTGCCAAGGAGCTGACCCTCCTGGTCTTCTTCCTCGTCCTGGGCATCGTGTTCTTTGCCAGTCTGGCCTACTATGCCGAGAAACTACAG GACAACCCGGACAACCAATTCAAGAGCATTCCCCTGGGTCTGTGGTGGGCCATTGTGACCATGACCACAGTGGGCTACGGCGACGTGGCGCCCAAGACCTATCCGGGCATGTTTGTCGGTGCCCTCTGTGCCCTCGCCGGTGTCTTGACCATTGCCCTGCCGGTGCCAGTTATCGTCAGCAACTTCTCCATGTTCTACTCGCATACTCAG GCCCGATCCAAGCTGCCAAAGAAGCGTCGGCGAGTCCTGCCCGTGGAGCAGCCGCGCCGCAAACGGGAGCCCACTGTCCCTCACCGCGGGCGAACGAATGCCATTAAACAGACGCCACCCACTGTGCCGGGATTGGTGGGTGgcgctggtggtggtggtggcggagcAGGCGGTGGTCCCGGGCCGGGAGGTGGTGGGGGCATTGGGGGTCATGCAATGGGCCACCCTGCGGCAGCATCGCCCATGTTCAAGGATGCATTTGGTAGCGCCAAAATAG CGGACTACTTGAGCGTGCCGGCGGTGCAGAGCCTGCAGCCTCGGGCGGCGACGACGGGCCACGACTTTATGCTGCCGCTCCAGCCGAAACTCCTGGCCCCCCTGG AGCGTAAGGATCAACATCCACTGCAGCTGACCGCCCACAATCTGGCCTCCGATACGCACCAGCTAATGTACACGAGCCACGCCCACAAAACTGCaggtgttggtggtggtgcggCGGTGCTAAGTGTCCCACCCACCTTAAGCATGACGCACACCCAGATGCCTCCGGGAATGGCCAGCATGGGCCAGCGGACTCCGAACCTGAGTTTCAGGGCCTCGCACGCCGGCGGTCAGGTGGCCACGATTCAGCAGCCCATCCCGCACGCCCATGCCTGCCACGCCTCCACGAACTGCAACATCAAGATCTCGGTGGCCTCTGCCTCTGGCTGCCCGGAAGAGCTGCGGGGACCGAAGGTGACACTCCTGGACGATCTCAGCGACGAAGTAAACTCCTCGACGGACGACTGCGGCGATTGCTGCCTGGTGGAGGATAGCGACACTTACGAAGGGGGCACCACCAACAACGGATCCTGCGGCCAGGGAACAGGTGCAGATGCGATAGGTGGGATCCTGGACGGCGGggaggacgacgacgacggAGATGGCAGCTGTGTGGGTGGCGATAGCGGCGACAGTCTGGGCGGGATCTACATTGGACCCACCCACTAA
- the LOC6505379 gene encoding uncharacterized protein LOC6505379, translating to MDGLAVMVAAFFQLLGGAFFFAQTTDRCSPAPTLGSWLFLLATLRYLWDVSIYPQRFNHMGRGWQLMIEIVAAIFLVELATMFIWCGIERFLFGLTNELLGESHCGCERSPYLYWISGLITFSAGAAVLWYVLKATDSTYYIQLFYCLLRTNVNNSIRMMRCFFKLSQKNRRRVANCAPPDPRCPRPPSCRTARPLSSREYKQESDSKCHR from the coding sequence ATGGATGGCCTTGCCGTGATGGTTGCTGCGTTTTTTCAACTACTGGGCGGCGCCTTTTTCTTTGCCCAGACAACGGATCGCTGCTCGCCGGCTCCGACCCTGGGCAGCTGGCTCTTCCTGTTGGCCACGTTAAGATACCTCTGGGATGTCAGCATCTACCCGCAACGCTTCAACCACATGGGCCGCGGATGGCAGCTGATGATCGAGATCGTAGCCGCCATCTTTCTAGTCGAACTGGCAACCATGTTCATCTGGTGCGGCATAGAGCGGTTCCTGTTTGGGCTGACGAACGAGCTACTTGGTGAGAGCCACTGCGGGTGCGAGCGCTCGCCTTACCTTTATTGGATTTCGGGTCTGATTACCTTCTCAGCTGGAGCGGCAGTCCTGTGGTATGTCCTGAAGGCCACCGATAGCACCTACTACATCCAGCTTTTCTACTGCCTCCTGCGAACTAACGTGAACAACTCGATTCGAATGATGCGTTGCTTCTTTAAATTAAGCCAGAAAAACAGGCGTCGAGTCGCCAATTGCGCTCCCCCCGATCCTCGATGTCCGAGGCCGCCTTCATGCCGCACTGCCAGGCCGCTTTCAAGTCGGGAGTATAAACAGGAAAGTGACTCCAAATGTCATCGgtag
- the LOC6504696 gene encoding potassium voltage-gated channel protein Shaw isoform X3 — protein MDGENRIILNVGGIRYETYKATLKKIPATRLSRLTEALANYDPVLNEYFFDRHPGVFTQILNYYRTGKLHYPTDVCGPLFEEELEFWGLDSNQVEPCCWSTYSIHRDTQNTLAILDKLDIENEKPTEEQIARLFGFEEALSNGELNCWQRLKPKIWAMFDEPSSSTGAKIVAGMSVFFIFVSVISFCLKTHPGFRVDLPTPADGSHGPGSGTAGGLPHGHDPMGEPPPPPQTHQYHQHSITPPSGSIGPTFRVTNYTSYSSSNFTAPGQATPIATIKGGQRQRLRRDVNGSSLNEFIEQQLLGHNGRRKHGWIETYGQPHEAFFYVELVCNVWFFIEVIIRLIVSPNLWQFIKSPVNIIDFTATLSFYTDVMQRMGEYTGLLEAFSIVRIMRLFKLTRHSPGLRILIHTFKASAKELTLLVFFLVLGIVFFASLAYYAEKLQDNPDNQFKSIPLGLWWAIVTMTTVGYGDVAPKTYPGMFVGALCALAGVLTIALPVPVIVSNFSMFYSHTQARSKLPKKRRRVLPVEQPRRKREPTVPHRGRTNAIKQTPPTVPGLVGGAGGGGGGAGGGPGPGGGGGIGGHAMGHPAAASPMFKDAFGSAKIERKDQHPLQLTAHNLASDTHQLMYTSHAHKTAGVGGGAAVLSVPPTLSMTHTQMPPGMASMGQRTPNLSFRASHAGGQVATIQQPIPHAHACHASTNCNIKISVASASGCPEELRGPKVTLLDDLSDEVNSSTDDCGDCCLVEDSDTYEGGTTNNGSCGQGTGADAIGGILDGGEDDDDGDGSCVGGDSGDSLGGIYIGPTH, from the exons ATATGAAACCTACAAGGCCACACTCAAGAAAATCCCCGCAACACGTCTCtcccgactgaccgaagctcTGGCCAATTATGATCCGGTACTCAATGAATACTTCTTCGATCGCCATCCCGGGGTCTTCACCCAAATCCTCAACTATTACAG AACTGGAAAACTGCATTATCCAACTGACGTGTGTGGTCCTCTTTTCGAGGAGGAACTGGAATTCTGGGGCCTCGATTCAAACCAGGTAGAGCCATGTTGTTGGTCGACCTATAGCATACATCGCGATACGCAA AACACCTTAGCCATATTAGATAAGCTAGatattgaaaatgaaaagccCACGGAGGAGCAGATAGCTCGACTTTTTGGCTTCGAAGAGGCACTGAGCAATGGCGAGCTTAACTGTTGGCAGCGTCTGAAACCCAAGATTTGGGCCATGTTCGATGAGCCCTCGAGTTCCACGGGTGCCAAG ATCGTTGCTGGCATGTCGGTTTTCTTTATATTTGTTTCTGTGATATCATTCTGCCTGAAGACCCACCCCGGCTTCCGCGTGGACCTGCCCACCCCAGCTGACGGCAGCCATGGCCCCGGCTCGGGCACAGCAGGTGGCTTGCCCCACGGACACGATCCGATGGGAGAGCCCCCACCTCCTCCGCAGACGCACCAGTACCACCAGCACAGCATAACGCCGCCGAGCGGCAGCATCGGGCCCACCTTTCGCGTCACTAACTACACCAGCTATAGTAGCAGCAACTTCACCGCCCCCGGCCAGGCCACGCCCATTGCCACCATCAAGGGGGGGCAGCGCCAGCGGCTGAGACGGGACGTGAACGGGAGCAGTCTGAACGAGTTCATAGAGCAGCAGCTCCTGGGCCACAACGGGAGGAGGAAACACGGCTGGATCGAAACCTACGGCCAGCCGCATGAGGCCTTTTTCTACGTGGAGCTGGTGTGCAATGTCTGGTTCTTCATCGAGGTCATCATCAGGCTAATA GTATCGCCCAACCTTTGGCAGTTCATAAAGTCGCCGGTAAACATAATCGACTTTACGGCCACGTTGAGCTTCTATACGGACGTAATGCAGCGCATGGGAGAGTACACGGGTCTCCTGGAGGCCTTCTCTATTGTCCGGATAATGCGACTATTCAAGCTGACGCGGCACTCGCCAGGCTTGAGAATCCTCATCCACACGTTCAAGGCATCTGCCAAGGAGCTGACCCTCCTGGTCTTCTTCCTCGTCCTGGGCATCGTGTTCTTTGCCAGTCTGGCCTACTATGCCGAGAAACTACAG GACAACCCGGACAACCAATTCAAGAGCATTCCCCTGGGTCTGTGGTGGGCCATTGTGACCATGACCACAGTGGGCTACGGCGACGTGGCGCCCAAGACCTATCCGGGCATGTTTGTCGGTGCCCTCTGTGCCCTCGCCGGTGTCTTGACCATTGCCCTGCCGGTGCCAGTTATCGTCAGCAACTTCTCCATGTTCTACTCGCATACTCAG GCCCGATCCAAGCTGCCAAAGAAGCGTCGGCGAGTCCTGCCCGTGGAGCAGCCGCGCCGCAAACGGGAGCCCACTGTCCCTCACCGCGGGCGAACGAATGCCATTAAACAGACGCCACCCACTGTGCCGGGATTGGTGGGTGgcgctggtggtggtggtggcggagcAGGCGGTGGTCCCGGGCCGGGAGGTGGTGGGGGCATTGGGGGTCATGCAATGGGCCACCCTGCGGCAGCATCGCCCATGTTCAAGGATGCATTTGGTAGCGCCAAAATAG AGCGTAAGGATCAACATCCACTGCAGCTGACCGCCCACAATCTGGCCTCCGATACGCACCAGCTAATGTACACGAGCCACGCCCACAAAACTGCaggtgttggtggtggtgcggCGGTGCTAAGTGTCCCACCCACCTTAAGCATGACGCACACCCAGATGCCTCCGGGAATGGCCAGCATGGGCCAGCGGACTCCGAACCTGAGTTTCAGGGCCTCGCACGCCGGCGGTCAGGTGGCCACGATTCAGCAGCCCATCCCGCACGCCCATGCCTGCCACGCCTCCACGAACTGCAACATCAAGATCTCGGTGGCCTCTGCCTCTGGCTGCCCGGAAGAGCTGCGGGGACCGAAGGTGACACTCCTGGACGATCTCAGCGACGAAGTAAACTCCTCGACGGACGACTGCGGCGATTGCTGCCTGGTGGAGGATAGCGACACTTACGAAGGGGGCACCACCAACAACGGATCCTGCGGCCAGGGAACAGGTGCAGATGCGATAGGTGGGATCCTGGACGGCGGggaggacgacgacgacggAGATGGCAGCTGTGTGGGTGGCGATAGCGGCGACAGTCTGGGCGGGATCTACATTGGACCCACCCACTAA